The following are encoded together in the Leuconostoc mesenteroides subsp. mesenteroides ATCC 8293 genome:
- a CDS encoding ComF family protein, giving the protein MQQYKFNGDYKLRKIFNRELINLIHTSDMDLVVAVPVSQHTMMTRGFNQVASLLEGIELTEALQVKVTKKMQQSHFNRRARMKREQPFSIIDEKIIEGQSILLVDDVYTTGSTLHHAADLLLAHGADSVKSISLAR; this is encoded by the coding sequence ATGCAACAATATAAATTTAATGGTGACTACAAACTACGTAAAATTTTTAATCGTGAGTTAATAAACCTAATTCATACTTCAGATATGGATTTGGTAGTAGCAGTTCCTGTTAGCCAGCATACGATGATGACACGTGGATTTAATCAAGTAGCTAGCCTTCTAGAAGGCATTGAATTAACAGAAGCCTTACAAGTTAAGGTAACGAAAAAAATGCAACAATCACATTTTAATCGCAGAGCTCGCATGAAAAGAGAACAGCCATTTTCCATAATCGACGAAAAAATTATTGAAGGACAAAGTATTTTACTTGTAGATGATGTATATACGACTGGTAGCACATTGCACCACGCTGCCGATTTATTATTAGCACATGGGGC